A genomic window from Peromyscus maniculatus bairdii isolate BWxNUB_F1_BW_parent chromosome 1, HU_Pman_BW_mat_3.1, whole genome shotgun sequence includes:
- the Il11 gene encoding interleukin-11 has protein sequence MRDKFPADGDHNLDSLPTLAMSAGTLGSLQLPGVLTRLRVDLMSYLRHVQWLRRAGGPSLKTLEPELGALQARLERLLRRLQLLTSRLALPQTTPEQPTVPLGPPASAWGSVRAAHAILGGLHLTLDWAVRGLLLLKTRL, from the exons AGAGACAAATTCCCAGCAGACGGAGACCACAATCTGGACTCCCTACCTACCTTGGCCATGAGTGCTGGGACGTTGGGATCTTTGCAG CTTCCAGGGGTGCTGACAAGGCTTCGAGTAGATCTGATGTCCTACCTCCGGCATGTACAGTGGCTGCGCCGGGCAGGTGGCCCTTCCCTAAAGACTCTGGAGCCAGAGCTGGGTGCCCTGCAAGCCAGGCTGGAGCGGCTGCTCCGTCGTCTACAGCTCTTG ACGTCTCGCCTGGCTTTGCCCCAGACAACCCCAGAACAACCCACAGTCCCCTTGGGCCCCCCTGCCTCCGCCTGGGGAAGCGTCCGGGCTGCTCACGCCATCTTAGGCGGGCTGCACCTGACCTTGGACTGGGCTGTGCGGGGTCTGCTGCTGTTAAAGACTCGGCTGTGA